The genome window AACGGAAATGAAAACGCTGACGATCGTATCGGCTCCCATTCCGAGCGGAAACACGTTCCATCCGAACAGGGGAAGAAAGTTCGTTCCTAATCCTAACCACCAGCATAAAACCAAAAAAGGAATCCAACCTTTGACGGGCGCGTCTTTCGGTTTTAAAAGAAGAAACAAAGAAAGAATAAAACCGATTCCGAAAAATCCTCCCACCAAGATTCGAGCTTGATTTTCTAAAACGGGAAACCAACCCCAGGAATACGATTTCCATTCGCGGATAAGAACGGATTTTGTTGAGGATGAATAATCCAATTCGATCAAAAGAATCAATCCGATTGCGATCGCGATCACACCCGCGGTCATCGGCGATTTTACTTTTCTTCCCGAAAGAATTCTACTCAGACACAAGAGAAGAGGAGGGACGAAAAAAATAAAATGCCGAAAGACGTGGAAAAAGAAGTAGGCTTGATCGGACGATGAAGACGCGAGTAAAAAGAAAAGGGAAAGATTTCCGCCCGCCAATATGATAAGAAGAATCCGAAAATAATTTCCGAACGAATCCTTGTCTTTCCACAACGCAAAGAACGCCGCAAGATTCGCGGACATCGCCGTAAGAGGGAATAGTTGAACGATTTCCATATATCAAATCGATCGATCACTCGAAAGAATTTAGAATTCTCGCATTCTCGATTCTGTTTTTTTACTGTAAAGATCTTTCCAATGTCCGAGTTTTGATTTAGGAACGATAGAAAAAACGACCTGAAATCCGATCGAACCTTCGGAGTTTAAAACGAAATATGAAACAAACCGCATTCATTCTCTTCATTCTTTGTATGAGTTTTTTCGCCTGTTCGAAAAATTCTTTCGAAACCGACAAGTTGGATGAGGAAAGCCTGAACGTTTCTCTCCATTTGCAAAACCGATTGAACGGATTGATCGATAAAATTTCACCCGCAACGGTAAGCGTATTTCCGAAAGGAAGCACGGAAAATTCCACTCCGATCGGTTCCGGTTTTTTTATAGATGAAGAAGGACATATTCTCACTTGCCAACATGTGATTCGGGGATCGGAAGAATTTATCATTCAACCGGGTAAATCCGGAGAACGTTTGAAAGCGAAGGTGATTAAACAGGACGCGGATGCGGATCTTGCTCTTTTGGAATCGGAAACGAACGACAACAAGAATGCGTTCATTGCTGTTCCCAAGTTGAATGTTCCCAAGGAAGGCACGATTTACCTTTCGTTTGGGGCCGCGTACGGACTTCCGGATTCGATTTCTACGGGCGTGGTTGCGTTTTCACAAAGGGCAAAGGTGGATCCGTATCATCCGGAAAAGGGTTTTGTTCAACTCAGTTTGCCGATCTATCCGGGTATGTCCGGCGGCGCCGTGATCGATATTCAAGGGAACCTAATCGGTGTTCAACGATTCACCTATAATACGACGGGAAATCAGCCGATCGGTCCGGGATTTGCAATTCCCGTAGGTCATGTTTCCAATTTTTTGGAATCATCGGCTCAATTAAGGGAGAATCGCATTCGTTCACAAAGAGGAATCGTGGAGATTCCATTTGTGACTCCTCATCTGATTGATAAGTTAAAACTTCCGCATCCGCTTGGTGTGATCGTGAGTTATGTTCAAAAGGATTCTCCCGCCGAAAAGTCAGGAATTCAACGTTACGATTTTATAACACATATCAATTCCAAAAAGGTAAATTCTTCCGCGGAGTTTTATCGCGAAATCGCTTTGTTAAACGGAGAAGCGTCAATAAAGCTGTTTCGAAGCGGTAAAGAAATGGAAGTCGTTTTAAAAAATTGGAAATAATTTATTAAAATTATGATTCGATGGAAAAAAATATTTTTCCATGTCTTTGTTCATATTGAACCGGGGAAGAATAGGAAGGACTCTAAACTTCCCAGGAGAATAATATGAAAAAGCATCAAGGTTTGCTGATTGTTATGATTCTAATCACGGCAATCACCGCTTGTAAAAAGGATTCGAAAGACGATACGACTCAAAATCTGGCTTTGTTAGCACTTTTGAATACTCGAAACGGCTTATCGCCGGAACAAAAGACCGCTAGTGCAACCGCGAACGGAGTAGTGGGTGCGGCCTCGGCGGCACAAACCAGCGGCGGTATGACCGCCTCCAACGAAGCCCGAACCGAACAAATGCTAGTGGCCGACATTTTTGAAAACGGAATGGACCCTATCGTAGTCCGGGATGTCGCTTCTCAACTTGCTTCTTTACAAAAAGGAAAACAGGAAAATCCAGTTCACCTAACGGCGATTACTGCGACTCCATCCGGAAGCACGCCGACTAGAACTTGGACTTTTTCGGGAGATGTGAGCGGATCCGGAGTGACGACCCAATCCAATACCTCATTCGGACTTGCTTTAGGAATTCCTAACTGCGCAATTTCTACGCTTGCTCCTTCCGGAACTCAAGGAACCGCCACGTTTTCCAATGGAACGCTTTCTTTCAGCGGATCCGGAACGAGTACGGCATTTTCAGGAACGAGCGATTTGAGTGCGAATATCGCTTTTTCGAATTATGGAGTCTTTTACGCCGATTATTTGGCCATGATTCAATACTATAAGAATCCTCCAAGTACGACTTCCAGTATCTCCACTTGTGAAGGATTACAGCAGGTTTTCGGTTCGTTCTACAATGCGATCGCGAAATATGCGGTTATTTCCGCAGGAAGCGCTGCGGTCACTTATTCGAGAACGTACAGCGGACAAAACGCGGCGTCCGGAGTTTCTTCCAATTCTAAGTTTGACGCAACCGTTAGTTCACCGTCCGGTATAACGATCACCGAGTATGAAGGAACCACAGCGGGAACGGCTAAAACCGTTACTCTTCAGAATGTGAAATACGGATATTCGTCCAGCATTAGCTTAAGCGGAAGTCCATCTTCGCAGGTTGGAAGCGGAAGTTTCAGCGTTTCTTTTTCCGGAATCGTGAATGGCGCCGCGATCGATCAAATCTTTTCGTTCACTTTCTAATCGTTTAGAAACGAAAAGTAGGCAAAAGCCCTTCTATATTGGAGGGCTTTTTTATTAGTGTATATTTTTTAAATATTAAAATTTACTAATTCAACGGAACCGATCCATTCATTCTTCGGTTTTCGGGTAGATTGTCCTTCCGCAATGTAAACTGTATCGATCGATTGGCTGTTGAATTCTTTATTGTTTGCCGAAGAATTCCCTCTTTGGTCGATCTCTATGTCCATCCTTACGATTTTCTTCTCTGAAGAATTTCACCTTTCTATCAAGTTCCGCCTATCTTCCGAAAACGAATTCCGAAAAAATGTTTCAACTTTTTGTATAAAACTTAGAACATTGTATTATAAAAATTGAATATATATTCGATTGTTGGCGAATGGAACAAGTGGAAGTCGCAGAATATTTTTGAAAAAATCTCCTTTAAATCCCTTAAATTCTTTGCCAAAAAGTAACTTTTTTTGTTACATTTTGTCTAAGTACAAAATCCCAATTTCATTTTTAGGAGAATAAAAAATGAACGTAGAATCCAAATCTTCCGTTGACCTTTTCGGGCCGGTAAAACTCGGAAGTATCGACCTCAAAAATAGAATCGTAATGGCTCCCATGACGAGATCCCGCGCTTTAAACAACGTTCCCAATTCGATCATGGCGGAATATTATTCCCAGAGATCCGGCGCGGGGTTGATCGTTACGGAAGGAACCGCTCCTTCTCCAAATGCGTTGGGATATGCGCGTATTCCCGGAATTTTTAGCAAGGAACAGGTGGAAGGATGGAAACTAACTACAAAAGCCGTTCACGCAAAGGGTGGAAAGATTTTCGTTCAGTTGATGCATACGGGTCGGGTCGGAAGTACGGCAAATCTTCCGAGCGGCGCAGAGTTAGTGGCGCCTTCCGCGGTTCAACTTTCAGGTGAAAACTGGACCGATGCACAAGGGATGCAGCCTTACGCTCTGCCGCGTGAGATGAATTCGCAAGATATTCGAAAAACGATCGAAGAATTCGTTCAGGCCGCAAAGAACGCGATTGAGGCCGGGTTTGACGGTGTGGAACTTCACGGTGCAAACGGTTATTTAATCGAACAATTTTTAAATCCGAATGTGAATCGCAGAACCGATTCATACGGCGGTTCGAATGAGAATCGGATTCGTTTTGCGGTGGAAGTTGCGCGTGCGGTTTCGGAAGCCATCGGAAAAGAGAGAACCGGGATTCGAATTTCTCCTTACGGAGTCTTTAACGAAATGGGAGCGTTCGACGGAGTCGAAGAACAATACGAACTTCTCGCAAAAGAATTGAATCATGTCGGTTTAGCATACATTCATCTCGTGAATCACAGTGCGATGGGCGCTCCCCCCGTTCCGGAGAGCGTAGTTCAAAAGATCGGAAATCAATTTAAGAATGTCATAATATTGAGCGGCGGTTACGATAAGACTCGCGCACAATCGGATCTTGAATCGAATAAGGCGGACTTGATCGCTTTCGGAAGACCGTTCATCGCCAATCCTGATTTCGTTTCCAGATTGAAATCGGATCGGATTCTCTCCGATGCGGATCAAAATACGTTCTATACTCCCGGTGAAAAAGGATATTCGGATTATCCGAACTATAACTGATTTTACCAAAAAATTTCGTTCAGTCGGATCGATTCCGGCTGAACGAAACTTCCCTTCCATGTTTCGAATCGAATTCATTCTTCGAAGTTCAAAAGAAGCTTTCTCAATAATTTAGAAAGTTCAGTGTGTTCTTTTTCCGTTAGGCAACTCATCAATGCCTGTCCGCTTTTTACGTGATCTAAAAGCGTTTTCGTAATCACGAGTTTCCCTTCCGATGTCAATCCGATCAAAACGCTTCTTCGGTCGTTCGGGTCGGATTCTCGTTTTACCCATCCCAGCGATTCAAGTCGATCGATGCGATTGGTCATCGTTCCCGACGTGATCATCAACGTGGAAAGAAGTTCTCCCGGAGATTTTTTGTAAGGCTTTCCGCTCCGGAGAAGGGCGGCCATTACGTCGAACTCGGGTGCCGCAAGTCCGTGGCTTTCAAAAACTTCCTTATGGACGTTATAGAAAAAAATCGAAGAGAGTCGGTGAATTCTTCCGATCGTGCCCATGGCCGTCATATCTAAATCAGGTCGCTCGTCGGCCCATTGTTTCAGAATAAAATCGACGTGATCTTCGTTTTTTTGGGATTTCATACTTCTTTATTTTTAGAAAATATCTTGACGTCAAGATAAATGAATGATTGCTTTGGCTTTAAATATCTTGATATCAAGATAATAATTTCTTTCGGAGAAATCTATGAGAATCCCCGTTTTCCTTTCTTTGTTCGCTTCGATTCTGGTTTTAGTTTTAACACCCGTTCAATCCTTGATTTGGAACGGAGAATCCTTCCCCGTTTATCTTTTAAAAACGGAAACGTACATTCGGGTTTTGTTCGATTTTCGAGCGGATTTCGCACCCGAGACGTCGGATTATTATTTTTTCGGAAGAATGACGATTCTTATTCATCTTGGAATTTTATTCGGATTACTAGAATTAAAACGAAACGGATTCTTTCCGATCGCCGCAACAAAGGCCTTTCGTGCGGTTCTCGGTTTTCTTTTGATCGCAATCATCGGTGATATAGTCGCGTATTGGGGAGGAAGTTTTTTCGGAGAATTATTTCGAAACATAGGTTTTCGTTGGATCGAAGCGCCCGGCATCTTTCTTCTTTTATGCGCATTCGGATATCTAGGTTTAAAAATAAGGCCCGAAAAGAAAGCGATCGGAATTACGTTTCTAATTCTTCCTTTTTTGATGATAGGATCCATATTATTTTTCCGTTATATACCGCACGGGCCTCTATTGCCGGTTTCTTGGATTGTAACGGTTTTTCTTTTAGGATCGGATTCCTCGGCTTCGTTTCGAAATCTAAGCCAAGTCTTTCTCAGGTTCACTTCGATCAAATCGATTCTGCTTTTGTTTATTGCGGCGTTAGTTTGCGCTGAGGGAATGCAGATTTTAGAAAAGTTCATACCGGTCGCGGACGGAAATATACTTCCGAAAAAAATGGACTTTCGCCCGTTTTCCGGAGCAAAGGACTTTATCGAAGTTTTCGGTGTATATGGGGAAGCGGGTAGACGTTTGTATTTTTGGATCGATGTCATCGATATGATTTTCCCGTTTCCATTAGTATTATGTTTCGGAGGTATTTATGCGAGGGCGGCTTTCAAGATCAATCTGCCCCTTTCTCTCGGTCTTTTTGCATACGGTTTTTTAATTTTCGATCTGCTTGAGAATTCTCTTATGTTTTATTTTCTATCGGTTTGGCCGACCGTTCCGGAGGGGTTAGCGGCGTTTACGGGAATAATAACCGCTGTTAAACTTTTCTTTTTGTTCACGGGATTTTTTATGTTTATCGCATCTTCTCTCATTCTTGTAGTCCGGTGGGCGCAGGAAAAAAAGACCGTAAAGGTTTGAGGTTCGTTTATGATAAACGTTTTTCGGAAAATTTTCAAATAGATAGGCTATACCTCTGAAAATCAGAATAAAATGAATGATTTCGATAAAAACATACCATAAGGTATGTCATGTATTTTGACAAAGTCGATTCTTCGCATTAGGATTATGGTAAGGAGAATCGTCATGGAACCGAAAGATTTTCTCGTTATGGGAACGATTCACAGCCTGGGATTT of Leptospira sanjuanensis contains these proteins:
- a CDS encoding helix-turn-helix transcriptional regulator; this encodes MEIVQLFPLTAMSANLAAFFALWKDKDSFGNYFRILLIILAGGNLSLFFLLASSSSDQAYFFFHVFRHFIFFVPPLLLCLSRILSGRKVKSPMTAGVIAIAIGLILLIELDYSSSTKSVLIREWKSYSWGWFPVLENQARILVGGFFGIGFILSLFLLLKPKDAPVKGWIPFLVLCWWLGLGTNFLPLFGWNVFPLGMGADTIVSVFISVYLSRDRADSFFHKVAEILASASVALGCGSLSVLFLSGESARIQTIFLSAIGVGASWIVLRLFRKKENSGLLDLSSLTQKGLTKQELRICELISEGYTRKQIGFFLGIANGTLRNHLVNLYEKTIDREKNSGSKDKFQRLTVFLHSYKKP
- a CDS encoding S1C family serine protease; this translates as MKQTAFILFILCMSFFACSKNSFETDKLDEESLNVSLHLQNRLNGLIDKISPATVSVFPKGSTENSTPIGSGFFIDEEGHILTCQHVIRGSEEFIIQPGKSGERLKAKVIKQDADADLALLESETNDNKNAFIAVPKLNVPKEGTIYLSFGAAYGLPDSISTGVVAFSQRAKVDPYHPEKGFVQLSLPIYPGMSGGAVIDIQGNLIGVQRFTYNTTGNQPIGPGFAIPVGHVSNFLESSAQLRENRIRSQRGIVEIPFVTPHLIDKLKLPHPLGVIVSYVQKDSPAEKSGIQRYDFITHINSKKVNSSAEFYREIALLNGEASIKLFRSGKEMEVVLKNWK
- a CDS encoding alkene reductase, with protein sequence MNVESKSSVDLFGPVKLGSIDLKNRIVMAPMTRSRALNNVPNSIMAEYYSQRSGAGLIVTEGTAPSPNALGYARIPGIFSKEQVEGWKLTTKAVHAKGGKIFVQLMHTGRVGSTANLPSGAELVAPSAVQLSGENWTDAQGMQPYALPREMNSQDIRKTIEEFVQAAKNAIEAGFDGVELHGANGYLIEQFLNPNVNRRTDSYGGSNENRIRFAVEVARAVSEAIGKERTGIRISPYGVFNEMGAFDGVEEQYELLAKELNHVGLAYIHLVNHSAMGAPPVPESVVQKIGNQFKNVIILSGGYDKTRAQSDLESNKADLIAFGRPFIANPDFVSRLKSDRILSDADQNTFYTPGEKGYSDYPNYN
- a CDS encoding MarR family winged helix-turn-helix transcriptional regulator — translated: MKSQKNEDHVDFILKQWADERPDLDMTAMGTIGRIHRLSSIFFYNVHKEVFESHGLAAPEFDVMAALLRSGKPYKKSPGELLSTLMITSGTMTNRIDRLESLGWVKRESDPNDRRSVLIGLTSEGKLVITKTLLDHVKSGQALMSCLTEKEHTELSKLLRKLLLNFEE